From Streptomyces sp. NBC_00775, one genomic window encodes:
- a CDS encoding DUF3093 domain-containing protein, giving the protein MQLSASPYEERLTAPRTWWLVCFLVGIAMALIFLPFGTLPLLGALVGGTAVSAVVASSYGSIRIRVVGDSLIAGEAKIPVSALGDAEIMDQEEARAWRTYKADPRAFMLLRAYIPTALRVQVTDPADPTPYLYLSTREPERLVAALEAARASA; this is encoded by the coding sequence ATGCAGCTTTCCGCCTCGCCGTACGAAGAACGCCTCACCGCACCCCGCACCTGGTGGCTGGTCTGCTTCCTGGTCGGGATCGCGATGGCCCTGATCTTCCTCCCGTTCGGCACGCTGCCGCTGCTGGGAGCCCTGGTCGGCGGCACCGCGGTCTCGGCGGTCGTGGCCAGCTCCTACGGCTCGATCCGCATCCGTGTCGTCGGCGACTCCCTGATCGCCGGCGAGGCCAAGATCCCCGTCTCGGCCCTCGGCGACGCCGAGATCATGGACCAGGAGGAAGCGCGCGCCTGGCGCACGTACAAGGCCGACCCCCGCGCCTTCATGCTCCTGCGCGCCTACATCCCCACGGCCCTCCGCGTCCAGGTCACGGACCCGGCCGACCCGACGCCGTACCTGTACCTGTCGACGCGGGAGCCGGAGCGGTTGGTGGCGGCGCTGGAAGCGGCGCGGGCGTCGGCGTAG
- a CDS encoding ABC transporter ATP-binding protein — MSQVVTDAMVRVENIHRSYGTGAAAVHALRGVSFDVPRGELVALKGRSGSGKTTLLNLVGGLDEPDEGRIVVDGMDLSTLDENGILGLRRDRIGFVFQSFGLIPILTAAENVGVPLRLRRADPREREERVDLLLSLVGLADHAAQRPGELSGGQQQRVAIARALANNPSLLIADEPTGQLDAETGIAVMELLRAVVRSEQVTALVATHDATLLDLADRVLELSDGEIVEH, encoded by the coding sequence ATGAGCCAGGTCGTCACGGACGCCATGGTGCGCGTCGAGAACATCCATCGCTCGTACGGCACCGGAGCCGCCGCCGTGCACGCGCTGCGCGGTGTCTCCTTCGACGTACCGCGCGGTGAACTCGTCGCCCTCAAGGGCCGCTCCGGATCCGGCAAGACCACCCTTCTCAACCTCGTCGGAGGACTCGACGAGCCGGACGAGGGCAGGATCGTCGTCGACGGGATGGATCTCTCCACGCTCGACGAGAACGGCATCCTGGGACTGCGCCGCGACCGCATCGGCTTCGTCTTCCAGTCCTTCGGGCTCATCCCCATCCTCACCGCCGCCGAGAACGTCGGCGTTCCGCTGCGGCTGCGCCGGGCCGACCCGCGCGAGCGCGAGGAACGCGTCGATCTGCTCCTCTCCCTCGTCGGCCTCGCCGACCACGCGGCCCAGCGCCCCGGCGAACTCTCCGGCGGCCAGCAACAGCGGGTGGCCATCGCCCGCGCCCTCGCCAACAACCCCTCCCTCCTCATCGCCGACGAGCCCACGGGCCAGCTCGACGCCGAGACGGGCATCGCCGTGATGGAGCTGCTGCGCGCGGTCGTCCGCAGCGAACAGGTGACGGCGCTGGTCGCCACCCACGACGCGACCCTGCTGGATCTGGCCGACCGGGTGCTGGAGCTGAGCGACGGGGAGATCGTCGAGCACTGA
- a CDS encoding PaaI family thioesterase gives MSGTSAALTPPADAVAPVRHPDAPAPGELLGAHYEQCFGCGGEQPHGLHLEARAGEGVRITAEFTVRPAHQGAPGLAHGGVLATALDETLGSLNWLLRTIAVTGRLETDFRRPVPVGTVLHLEAEVTAVAGRKIYSTATGRIGGPDGPVAVRADALFVEVKVDHFIDNGRPEEIRAAMSEPDQIRRVRAFEVNP, from the coding sequence GTGAGTGGTACTTCCGCAGCTCTGACGCCCCCCGCCGACGCCGTCGCGCCGGTGCGGCACCCTGACGCGCCCGCCCCCGGCGAGCTCCTCGGGGCGCACTACGAACAGTGTTTCGGGTGTGGCGGAGAGCAGCCCCACGGACTCCACCTGGAGGCCCGCGCGGGGGAGGGGGTCCGGATCACGGCGGAGTTCACCGTGCGGCCCGCCCACCAGGGCGCCCCGGGGCTCGCGCACGGCGGCGTCCTCGCCACCGCGCTGGACGAGACGCTCGGCTCGCTGAACTGGCTGCTGCGCACGATCGCGGTGACCGGACGGCTGGAGACCGACTTCCGGCGCCCGGTGCCCGTCGGCACCGTGCTGCACCTGGAGGCCGAGGTCACCGCGGTGGCCGGCCGGAAGATCTACTCGACCGCCACCGGGCGGATCGGCGGTCCCGACGGACCGGTCGCCGTCCGCGCCGACGCCCTCTTCGTCGAGGTGAAGGTCGACCACTTCATCGACAACGGCCGCCCGGAGGAGATCCGGGCCGCCATGAGTGAACCGGACCAGATCAGGCGCGTCCGCGCCTTCGAGGTGAACCCGTGA
- a CDS encoding sensor histidine kinase, producing MATTPAPPTAPPKPTWDPRRPEPPFPWLRPTIRIRLTLLYGGMFLIAGIMLLSIIYLLAAQALNTGAEPLFKIASGTAIKVNSDNCPAVQAGNLSLDEFNTAISTCIDHQRQAALDNLLSRSLLALLGLAIIAFAFGYAMAGRVLSPLGRITRTARAVAGSDLSRRIELDGPDDELKELADTFDDMLERLERAFTAQQRFVGNASHELRTPLAINRTLLEVHLSDPGAPMELQQLGKTLLATNERSEQLVEGLLLLARSDNQIVERKPVDLAEVASQAVDQVHAEAEAKGVKIRGERSVAVVQGNGVLLERIALNLVQNAVRYNVPERGWVDVRTEVQHGQAVLVVSNTGPVVPAYEIDNLFEPFRRLRTERTGSDKGVGLGLSIARSVARAHGGHITAEPREGGGLVMRVTLPI from the coding sequence GTGGCCACGACACCCGCGCCGCCGACGGCGCCTCCGAAGCCCACCTGGGACCCCAGAAGGCCGGAACCCCCGTTCCCCTGGCTGCGCCCGACCATCCGGATACGGCTCACGCTGCTGTACGGCGGCATGTTCCTGATCGCCGGCATCATGCTGCTGTCGATCATCTATCTGCTCGCGGCGCAGGCCCTGAACACGGGGGCCGAGCCGCTCTTCAAGATCGCCAGCGGCACCGCGATCAAGGTCAACAGCGACAACTGCCCCGCCGTCCAGGCTGGCAACCTGTCGCTCGACGAGTTCAACACCGCGATCAGCACCTGCATCGACCACCAGCGCCAGGCCGCCCTGGACAACCTGCTCAGCCGCTCGCTGCTCGCTCTGCTCGGCCTCGCCATCATCGCGTTCGCCTTCGGTTACGCGATGGCCGGACGGGTGCTCTCGCCGCTCGGCCGGATCACCCGCACCGCGCGCGCTGTGGCGGGCTCGGACCTGTCCCGGCGGATCGAGCTGGACGGCCCGGACGACGAGCTGAAGGAACTCGCGGACACCTTCGACGACATGCTGGAGCGACTGGAACGGGCCTTCACCGCCCAGCAGCGGTTCGTGGGGAACGCCTCGCACGAACTGCGGACCCCGCTCGCGATCAACCGCACGCTCCTGGAAGTGCACCTCTCCGACCCCGGTGCGCCGATGGAGCTCCAGCAGCTCGGCAAGACGCTGCTCGCCACCAACGAGCGCAGCGAACAGCTCGTGGAGGGCCTGCTGCTGCTCGCCCGCAGCGACAACCAGATCGTCGAGCGCAAGCCCGTGGACCTCGCCGAGGTCGCCTCGCAGGCCGTCGACCAGGTGCACGCCGAGGCCGAGGCCAAGGGCGTGAAGATCCGCGGGGAGCGCTCCGTGGCGGTCGTGCAGGGCAATGGCGTCCTGCTGGAGCGGATCGCCCTGAACCTCGTCCAGAACGCCGTCCGGTACAACGTGCCGGAGAGGGGCTGGGTCGACGTCAGGACAGAGGTCCAGCACGGCCAGGCGGTCCTGGTGGTCTCGAACACGGGGCCGGTGGTTCCCGCGTACGAGATCGACAATCTTTTCGAGCCTTTCCGGCGGCTGCGTACGGAGCGCACGGGCAGTGACAAGGGTGTGGGCCTCGGCCTGTCCATCGCCCGGTCGGTGGCCCGCGCCCACGGGGGTCACATCACCGCGGAGCCGCGAGAAGGGGGTGGCCTCGTGATGCGCGTCACCCTGCCTATCTGA
- a CDS encoding response regulator transcription factor yields MRVLVVEDEQLLADAVATGLRREAMAVDVVYDGAAALERIGVNDYDVVVLDRDLPLVHGDDVCRKVVELGMPTRVLMLTASGDVSDRVEGLEIGADDYLPKPFAFSELTARVRALGRRTSLPLPPVLERAGIKLDPNRREVFRDGKEVQLAPKEFAVLEVLLRSEGAVVSAEQLLEKAWDENTDPFTNVVRVTVMTLRRKLGEPPVIVTVPGSGYRI; encoded by the coding sequence GTGCGCGTACTCGTCGTCGAGGACGAGCAGCTGCTCGCCGATGCGGTGGCCACCGGACTGCGCCGGGAGGCCATGGCCGTCGACGTCGTGTACGACGGTGCGGCCGCCCTGGAGCGCATCGGCGTCAACGACTACGACGTGGTCGTCCTCGACCGCGACCTCCCGCTCGTGCACGGCGACGACGTCTGCCGCAAGGTCGTCGAACTCGGTATGCCCACGCGCGTGCTGATGCTCACCGCGTCCGGCGACGTCAGCGACCGCGTCGAGGGCCTGGAGATCGGCGCCGACGACTACCTCCCCAAGCCCTTCGCGTTCAGCGAGCTGACGGCACGCGTGCGTGCCCTCGGACGTCGTACGAGCCTGCCGCTGCCCCCCGTCCTGGAGCGCGCCGGGATCAAGCTCGACCCCAACCGCCGCGAGGTCTTCCGCGACGGCAAGGAGGTCCAGCTCGCGCCCAAGGAGTTCGCCGTCCTGGAGGTGCTGCTGCGCAGCGAGGGCGCCGTCGTCTCCGCCGAGCAGCTCCTCGAGAAGGCCTGGGACGAGAACACGGACCCGTTCACCAACGTCGTACGCGTCACCGTGATGACCCTGCGCCGCAAGCTCGGCGAGCCCCCCGTCATCGTCACCGTGCCCGGCTCCGGCTACCGGATCTGA
- a CDS encoding DUF3710 domain-containing protein: protein MFGRRKKGSAAEDAASEAEQVVDDVDTEADESEERERVRLEPEPRPDGPWDDSEVRDPAEGRVDLGGLFVPGVDGMELRVEVAGDAIVAATVVLKDSAVQLQAFAAPKREGIWGEVREEIASGITQQGGVIDEVEGPLGWELRAQVPVQLPDGTGGFQVVRFVGVDGPRWFLRGVISGQGAVQPQAAGLLEQIFRDTVVVRGEGPMAPRDPIVLKLPNDAQMVPEGVQQEDQGGSRFSGGMGQLQRGPEITEVR, encoded by the coding sequence GTGTTCGGACGTCGCAAGAAGGGCAGTGCCGCCGAGGACGCGGCGAGCGAGGCCGAGCAGGTCGTCGACGACGTCGACACTGAGGCGGACGAGTCGGAGGAGCGGGAGCGCGTGAGGCTCGAACCCGAGCCGCGCCCCGATGGTCCCTGGGACGACTCCGAGGTCCGCGATCCGGCCGAGGGCCGAGTGGACCTGGGTGGTCTCTTCGTGCCCGGAGTCGACGGCATGGAGCTGCGGGTCGAGGTCGCGGGCGACGCGATCGTCGCGGCCACCGTCGTCCTGAAGGACAGTGCCGTACAGCTTCAGGCCTTCGCCGCTCCCAAGCGCGAGGGCATCTGGGGCGAGGTGCGTGAGGAGATCGCCTCCGGGATCACCCAGCAGGGCGGTGTCATCGACGAGGTAGAGGGCCCGCTGGGCTGGGAGCTGCGGGCGCAGGTGCCGGTGCAGCTGCCGGACGGCACGGGCGGTTTCCAGGTCGTGCGGTTCGTCGGAGTGGACGGCCCCCGCTGGTTCCTGCGTGGAGTGATCTCCGGGCAGGGCGCGGTGCAGCCGCAGGCCGCGGGTCTGCTGGAGCAGATCTTCCGGGACACGGTCGTCGTCCGTGGCGAGGGTCCGATGGCCCCCCGCGACCCGATCGTCCTGAAGCTGCCGAACGACGCGCAGATGGTGCCCGAAGGTGTCCAGCAGGAGGATCAGGGCGGTTCCCGCTTCTCCGGCGGCATGGGGCAGCTCCAGCGCGGACCGGAGATCACCGAGGTCCGCTAG
- a CDS encoding inositol monophosphatase family protein, translated as MIEPLHTELLQLAHQAARSAGELLRDGRPVDLAVAATKSSPIDVVTEMDIAAEKLITDLISQHRPADGFLGEEGAATEGTSGIRWVIDPLDGTVNYLYGLPTWAVSIAAEQDGETVVGVVAAPMRGETYHAVRGRGARATGAWVGERRLACRPSPPLDQALVSTGFNYVTEVKAHQADVAQRLIPLVRDIRRSGSAAVDLCDVAAGRLDGYYERGLNPWDLAAGDLIAREAGALTGGRPGERPAGDLAVAASPGVFEPLQRLLEDFGAWHD; from the coding sequence GTGATCGAGCCCCTGCACACCGAACTGCTCCAGCTCGCCCACCAGGCCGCCCGCAGCGCCGGTGAGCTGCTGCGGGACGGACGCCCGGTGGACCTCGCGGTCGCCGCCACCAAGTCCAGCCCGATCGACGTCGTCACCGAGATGGACATCGCCGCCGAGAAGCTGATCACCGACCTGATCTCCCAGCACCGCCCCGCCGACGGCTTCCTCGGCGAGGAGGGCGCCGCCACGGAGGGCACCAGCGGCATCCGCTGGGTCATCGACCCGCTCGACGGCACGGTCAACTACCTGTACGGGCTGCCGACCTGGGCGGTGTCCATCGCCGCCGAACAGGACGGCGAGACCGTCGTCGGAGTCGTCGCGGCGCCGATGCGCGGCGAGACGTACCACGCGGTGCGCGGCCGTGGTGCCCGGGCCACCGGAGCCTGGGTCGGCGAGCGCCGGCTGGCCTGCCGCCCGTCGCCGCCCCTGGACCAGGCCCTGGTCTCGACCGGCTTCAACTACGTGACCGAGGTCAAGGCCCACCAGGCCGACGTCGCCCAGCGGCTGATCCCGCTGGTGCGCGACATCCGGCGCAGCGGATCCGCCGCGGTCGACCTGTGCGACGTCGCGGCCGGCCGCCTCGACGGCTACTACGAGCGCGGCCTCAACCCCTGGGACCTCGCGGCGGGCGACCTGATCGCCCGTGAGGCGGGCGCCCTGACCGGTGGGCGCCCCGGAGAGCGCCCCGCGGGCGATCTGGCGGTGGCTGCCTCACCGGGCGTCTTCGAGCCCCTCCAGCGGCTCCTGGAGGACTTCGGCGCCTGGCACGACTGA
- a CDS encoding alginate lyase family protein: MAPHMPETPDTPAAHRRRRRPALLATVAAATAALVAGFLSWPGAQRADAAPATFVHPGVTVSKGQLDFARTEVLAGAQPWKGAYDQMMASKYASLTRTATPRATVECGSYSNPNYGCTDEREDAIAAYTDALAWYITRDARYAQKSIELMDAWSATIKDHTNSNAPLQTGWAGSSWPKAAEIIKYTYTGTWTNSARFGTMLRNVYLPEIINGSNSNGNWELSMMEAAIGISVFLEDKTSYDTAMAKFRTRTAAYVYLSSDGSVPKTVPSQNLDTTAKIVSYWQGQSTFVTGLTQETCRDFTHTGYGISAISHVAETSRIQGQDLYGTDVGERLRQALGFQSKYQLGTAVPSWLCGGSLTLGLGPVTEVGYNALHNRLGIAMTNTQTLTEQNRPAGSNNLFVAWETLTHGDNPS; the protein is encoded by the coding sequence ATGGCACCCCACATGCCCGAGACCCCCGACACCCCCGCCGCGCACCGCCGCAGACGGCGCCCGGCCCTGCTCGCCACCGTCGCCGCCGCGACCGCCGCGCTGGTCGCCGGGTTCCTCTCCTGGCCCGGCGCCCAGCGGGCCGACGCCGCGCCCGCCACCTTCGTGCACCCCGGAGTCACCGTCTCCAAGGGGCAGCTGGACTTCGCCCGCACCGAGGTCCTCGCCGGCGCCCAGCCCTGGAAGGGCGCGTACGACCAGATGATGGCGAGCAAGTACGCCTCACTGACGCGCACCGCCACGCCCCGGGCGACCGTCGAGTGCGGCTCGTACTCCAACCCCAACTACGGCTGCACCGACGAGCGCGAGGACGCGATAGCCGCGTACACCGACGCCCTCGCCTGGTACATCACCCGCGACGCGCGCTACGCCCAGAAGTCCATCGAGCTGATGGACGCCTGGTCGGCCACCATCAAGGACCACACCAACAGCAACGCGCCGCTGCAGACCGGCTGGGCCGGCTCCTCCTGGCCCAAGGCCGCCGAGATCATCAAGTACACGTACACGGGGACGTGGACCAACTCCGCCCGCTTCGGCACGATGCTCCGCAACGTCTACCTCCCCGAGATCATCAACGGCTCGAATTCCAACGGGAACTGGGAGCTGTCGATGATGGAGGCCGCCATCGGCATCTCCGTCTTCCTGGAGGACAAGACGTCGTACGACACGGCCATGGCGAAGTTCCGGACGCGTACGGCCGCGTACGTCTATCTCTCCTCCGACGGCTCCGTGCCGAAGACCGTGCCGAGCCAGAACCTCGACACCACGGCGAAGATCGTCTCCTACTGGCAGGGGCAGTCCACCTTCGTCACCGGGCTCACCCAGGAGACGTGCCGCGACTTCACCCACACCGGATACGGCATCTCCGCGATCTCGCACGTCGCCGAGACCAGCCGGATCCAGGGCCAGGACCTGTACGGCACCGATGTCGGCGAGCGGCTGAGGCAGGCGCTCGGCTTCCAGTCGAAGTACCAGCTGGGGACGGCCGTGCCGAGCTGGCTGTGCGGCGGCTCGCTCACCCTCGGCCTGGGCCCCGTCACCGAGGTCGGCTACAACGCCCTGCACAACCGCCTGGGCATCGCGATGACCAACACCCAGACGCTGACCGAGCAGAACCGCCCGGCCGGCAGCAACAACCTGTTCGTGGCCTGGGAGACGCTGACCCACGGCGACAACCCCAGCTGA
- a CDS encoding DUF4193 domain-containing protein, protein MATDYDTPRKTDDDVDSDSLEELKARRNDKSTSSVDVDEFEAAEGLELPGADLSNEELAVRVLPKQQDEFTCMSCFLVHHRSQLAREKNGQPICRDCD, encoded by the coding sequence ATGGCAACGGATTACGACACCCCACGCAAGACCGACGACGACGTCGACTCGGACAGCCTTGAAGAACTGAAGGCTCGCCGGAACGACAAGTCGACCTCGTCCGTCGACGTAGATGAATTCGAGGCCGCAGAAGGCCTTGAGCTGCCCGGGGCCGACCTCTCGAACGAGGAGCTGGCCGTCCGGGTCCTGCCCAAGCAGCAGGATGAGTTCACTTGCATGAGCTGCTTCCTGGTGCACCACCGCAGCCAGCTGGCCCGCGAGAAGAACGGTCAGCCGATCTGCCGCGACTGCGACTGA
- a CDS encoding sensor histidine kinase KdpD gives MGRGKLRIYLGAAPGVGKTYAMLSEAHRRVERGTDCVVAFVEHHNRARTEVMLHGLEQVPRKELEYRGSVFTEMDVDAVLERAPAVALVDELAHTNVPGSRNDKRWQDVEELLSAGIDVVSTVNIQHLESLGDVVESITGVRQRETVPDEVVRRADQIELVDMSPQALRRRMAHGNIYKSDKVDAALSNYFRPGNLTALRELALLWVADRVDEYLTEYRSEHRVSKIWGSRERIVVGLTGGPEGRTLIRRAARLAEKGAGGEVMAVYIARSDGLTSASPKELAVQRTLVEDLGGTFHHVVGDDIPASLLDFARGVNATQIVLGSSRRKAWQYVFGPGVGATVARDSGPDLDVHIVTHDEVAKGRGLPVARGARLGRSRSIWGWLVGVGGPVILALLLNTIDLGLANDMLLFLTVTVAAALLGGLYPALASAAFGSLLLNYYYTPPLHRLTIADPKNIVAIAIFVGVAVSVASVVDLAARRTHQAAHLRAESEILSFLAGSVLRGETSLEALLERVRETFGMESVALLERTSDVDPWTCAGSVGPGPSKRPEDADVDIPVGDHMALALSGRVLPASDRRVLAAFAAQAAVVLDRQRLQHEADQAKELAEGNRIRTALLAAVSHDLRTPLAGIKASVSSLRSDDVAWSEEDQAELLEGIENGADRLDHLVGNLLDMSRLQTGTVTPLIREIDLDEVVPMALGGVPEDSVELEIPESLPMVAVDAGLLERAVANLVENAVKYSPVDELVLVSASAIADRVEVRVVDRGPGVPDEAKDRIFAPFQRYGDAPRGAGVGLGLAVARGFAESMGGTLNAEDTPGGGLTMVLTVRAVQRLPGLATATATAERQVS, from the coding sequence ATGGGACGCGGCAAGCTTCGGATCTACCTCGGTGCGGCACCGGGCGTCGGCAAGACGTACGCGATGCTCTCCGAGGCGCACCGCCGCGTCGAGCGGGGGACCGACTGTGTGGTCGCGTTCGTGGAGCATCACAACCGGGCGCGTACCGAGGTGATGCTCCACGGCCTGGAGCAGGTGCCGCGCAAGGAGCTGGAGTACCGGGGGTCCGTGTTCACCGAGATGGACGTGGACGCCGTACTGGAGCGCGCCCCGGCCGTCGCCCTGGTGGACGAACTCGCGCACACCAATGTCCCCGGCTCGCGCAACGACAAGCGCTGGCAGGACGTGGAGGAGCTGCTGTCGGCCGGCATCGACGTCGTGTCGACGGTCAACATCCAGCATCTGGAGTCGCTGGGCGATGTCGTCGAGTCGATAACGGGCGTACGGCAGCGGGAGACCGTGCCGGACGAGGTGGTGCGCCGGGCGGACCAGATCGAGCTGGTCGACATGTCGCCGCAGGCGCTGCGGCGGCGGATGGCGCACGGCAACATCTACAAGTCCGACAAGGTCGACGCGGCCCTGTCCAACTACTTCCGGCCCGGCAACCTCACCGCGCTGCGCGAACTGGCGCTGCTCTGGGTCGCCGACCGGGTCGACGAGTACCTCACCGAGTACCGCAGCGAGCACCGGGTCTCGAAGATCTGGGGGTCGCGGGAGCGGATCGTGGTGGGGCTGACGGGCGGGCCGGAGGGGCGCACGCTGATCCGGCGTGCCGCGCGGCTCGCGGAGAAGGGCGCCGGCGGCGAGGTGATGGCCGTCTACATCGCCCGCAGCGACGGGCTCACCTCAGCCTCGCCCAAGGAGCTCGCCGTCCAGCGCACGCTGGTCGAGGACCTGGGCGGAACGTTCCACCATGTCGTCGGGGACGACATACCGGCATCCCTCCTGGACTTCGCGCGCGGCGTCAACGCCACCCAGATCGTGCTCGGCTCCTCGCGCCGCAAGGCCTGGCAGTACGTCTTCGGGCCGGGCGTCGGCGCCACGGTCGCCCGGGATTCGGGCCCCGACCTGGACGTCCACATCGTCACCCATGACGAGGTCGCCAAGGGGCGCGGGCTGCCGGTCGCGCGCGGGGCGCGGCTCGGCCGCTCCCGGAGCATCTGGGGCTGGCTGGTCGGTGTGGGCGGCCCGGTGATCCTCGCGCTGCTGCTGAACACCATCGACCTCGGCCTCGCCAACGACATGCTGCTGTTCCTGACGGTGACGGTGGCGGCGGCCCTGCTCGGCGGCCTCTACCCGGCGCTGGCCTCGGCGGCCTTCGGCTCGCTGCTGCTGAACTACTACTACACGCCGCCCCTGCACCGGCTGACGATCGCCGACCCCAAGAACATCGTCGCCATCGCGATCTTCGTGGGCGTCGCCGTGTCCGTGGCATCCGTGGTGGACCTGGCGGCCCGCCGCACCCACCAGGCGGCGCATCTGCGGGCCGAGTCGGAGATCCTCTCCTTCCTGGCGGGCAGCGTGCTGCGCGGCGAGACCAGCCTGGAGGCCCTGCTGGAACGGGTCCGGGAGACCTTCGGGATGGAGTCCGTCGCGCTGCTGGAGCGGACGAGCGACGTCGACCCGTGGACCTGCGCGGGCAGTGTGGGGCCGGGGCCCTCGAAGCGCCCCGAGGACGCCGACGTGGACATTCCGGTCGGCGACCACATGGCGCTCGCCCTGTCCGGACGCGTGCTGCCGGCCTCCGACCGCAGGGTGCTCGCCGCCTTCGCCGCCCAGGCCGCCGTGGTCCTGGACCGCCAGCGCCTCCAGCACGAGGCCGACCAGGCCAAGGAACTGGCCGAGGGCAACCGCATCCGCACCGCGCTGCTGGCCGCCGTCAGCCACGACCTGCGCACCCCGCTGGCCGGGATCAAGGCCTCCGTCTCCTCGCTGCGCTCCGACGACGTCGCCTGGTCCGAGGAGGACCAGGCGGAGCTCCTCGAAGGCATCGAGAACGGCGCCGACCGCCTCGACCACCTGGTGGGCAACCTGCTGGACATGTCCCGCCTCCAGACCGGCACGGTCACCCCGCTGATCCGGGAGATCGACCTCGACGAGGTGGTCCCGATGGCGCTCGGCGGCGTCCCCGAGGACAGCGTGGAGCTGGAGATCCCGGAGAGCCTGCCGATGGTCGCGGTCGACGCGGGGCTGCTGGAGCGCGCGGTCGCCAACCTCGTCGAGAACGCCGTCAAGTACAGCCCCGTCGACGAACTGGTCCTGGTCTCCGCGAGCGCCATCGCCGACCGCGTCGAGGTACGGGTGGTGGACCGCGGCCCGGGCGTCCCGGACGAGGCCAAGGACCGCATCTTCGCGCCCTTCCAGCGCTACGGCGACGCCCCGCGCGGCGCCGGAGTGGGCCTCGGCCTCGCGGTCGCCCGCGGCTTCGCCGAGTCGATGGGCGGCACACTGAACGCCGAGGACACCCCCGGCGGCGGACTCACCATGGTGCTCACGGTCCGGGCGGTGCAGCGCCTGCCCGGCCTCGCCACGGCAACAGCAACAGCGGAAAGGCAGGTCTCATGA
- a CDS encoding response regulator, with translation MTRVLVVDDEPQITRALVINLKARKYEVDAAPDGATALQLAAARHPDVVVLDLGLPDMDGVEVIKGLRGWTRVPILVLSARHSSDEKVEALDAGADDYVTKPFGMDELLARLRAAVRRAEPTGGDEDDVIVETEDFTVDLAAKKVNRDGRDVRLTPTEWHLLEVLVRNTGRLVSQKQLLQEVWGPSYGTETNYLRVYMAQLRRKLEADPSHPRHFMTEPGMGYRFER, from the coding sequence ATGACCCGGGTCCTCGTGGTCGACGACGAGCCGCAGATCACCCGAGCCCTCGTGATCAACCTGAAGGCACGCAAGTACGAGGTCGACGCGGCCCCCGACGGAGCCACCGCGCTCCAGCTCGCCGCCGCCCGGCACCCCGACGTCGTCGTGCTCGACCTGGGCCTGCCCGACATGGACGGCGTCGAGGTGATCAAGGGGCTGCGCGGCTGGACCCGGGTGCCGATCCTGGTGCTGTCCGCCCGGCACTCCTCCGACGAGAAGGTCGAGGCCCTCGACGCGGGCGCCGACGACTACGTCACCAAGCCCTTCGGCATGGACGAGCTGCTGGCCCGGCTGCGCGCCGCCGTCCGCCGCGCGGAGCCCACCGGGGGCGACGAGGACGACGTGATCGTCGAGACCGAGGACTTCACCGTCGACCTGGCGGCGAAGAAGGTCAACCGCGACGGGCGGGACGTACGCCTCACCCCCACGGAGTGGCACCTCCTGGAGGTCCTGGTGCGCAACACGGGCCGCCTGGTCAGCCAGAAACAGCTGCTCCAGGAGGTGTGGGGGCCGTCGTACGGCACGGAGACCAACTACCTCCGGGTCTACATGGCACAGCTGCGCCGCAAGCTGGAGGCGGACCCGTCGCATCCGCGGCACTTCATGACGGAGCCGGGGATGGGATACCGGTTCGAGAGGTAG
- the dut gene encoding dUTP diphosphatase → MLIRRVDPEVPLPEYAHPGDAGADLRTTESCELKPGERTVLPTGVSIALPEGYAAFVHPRSGLAARCGVALVNAPGTVDAGYRGEIKVIVVNLDPRESVRFERFDRIAQLVVQQVETVRFQEVAELPDSARAAGGFGSTGGHAAVDSTTGGNRYASVVSDREGQ, encoded by the coding sequence GTGCTGATCCGGCGCGTGGACCCGGAAGTCCCGCTTCCCGAGTACGCGCACCCCGGTGACGCGGGAGCCGATCTGCGCACCACCGAGAGCTGTGAACTGAAGCCGGGTGAACGGACGGTTCTGCCCACGGGAGTGTCCATCGCGCTGCCCGAGGGGTACGCGGCCTTCGTGCACCCGCGTTCCGGGCTCGCCGCCCGCTGCGGTGTCGCCCTCGTGAATGCCCCGGGGACGGTGGATGCCGGGTACCGTGGGGAGATCAAGGTGATCGTGGTGAATCTCGACCCGCGCGAGTCCGTGCGGTTCGAGCGCTTCGACCGGATTGCTCAACTGGTCGTCCAGCAGGTCGAGACGGTCCGCTTCCAGGAGGTCGCGGAGCTTCCCGACTCGGCGCGGGCCGCAGGGGGCTTCGGGTCCACCGGCGGTCATGCCGCCGTGGACAGCACAACGGGTGGGAATCGATACGCTTCGGTCGTATCCGACCGGGAAGGACAGTGA